From the genome of Oryza glaberrima chromosome 1, OglaRS2, whole genome shotgun sequence:
CccacccgccgacgccgccgacaccaccatcgtcgccggatttggggcaggagggaggcgagaggggaggagggagccgccgccgctgtatccgcccgcagccgctgccaccacctccAAATCCACCCGCGgctaccgccgctgccgccaccaccgacggATCTGCCACAGGAGGGAGGCTAGAGCGGGTGGAGggagccaccgtcgtcgccgccgacgccgccctcccccctcggatccgccgcggccaccaccaaCCTGCTGCGGCTGAGGCAAGAGGGAGATGAGgggggcgccgccgctgtcgctttGAGAGAGGGGATCGGGGGCGCCGCTCGCCGGTTGTTGCTCCGCGCCGCCACAGCCGctcgggggaggggggcgccgccgccgccgacgcttgGGGAGATTGGGGGCGGGGGAAGTGGGGAAAATGAatcctagggttagggttagggttcgggTATATTTATTTAGGTTAGGATTAATCTGGACCGTCCATTCGATCGGACGGCTCCAGATGCTTCCGTGTCGGGCCGCCGGCATATTGGGCCACCGAATGGAGGATACAAAATGGACTTCAAATGAGAAAGAAAACAGGTCAGACACATAGAATAGACAAAGGGAGGGAAtataaacttttctatattcgGTCCAAACCTAGAAGGGAGGattttgatttctttttccaattaaataattgttaaatgatgtttgtattattaaaaattaaCAATTAAGCTCTgataattccaataaaattctaaagagcgtaactaatcatggagaatttaataaaattaaatttaaccatgtcattttatttctcacacttgatTTACTTATAAATTGATTTAATTATACATCTACCTACTTACAAATACTAAATATTTCaacaaatttgtattttaattaattacataatgtaagTTTTTCTTAACTTTTCCTCAATTTTCTGGTCTGTACACTTCCtgttacaacgcacgggcacttttgctagtaatttatattttaaatttttccaTATCGAAAGTTTATGTAtatgtaaagtttatatataaaaatatttttaattgggTCGAGAATACATGGGCCAaacatagaaaagaaagaaaaagggcaTGAAATAAGTGGGTTCCTTGCAAACAATAGGCCGTGTGGGTGAAGTAGCGAGGGGCGCCGCACGGGGACGTGATCGCGCGCGGTCGGGACGTGCGATCGATCGCGTATCAGACTCACCCGATTTATGTTCCCAACTGATGGATGGTATCAACAATTAGTGATATCATGTGTGAAGGCCTTATTAGCGTGTGAGAATGGGCTTATACATAGAGTACAAAATGGAAGTAGTTTGCAAAAATTGCATACCACAACTGAAGGCAACtctaatgaagatgaagattaagtaacGAGGATGGTTATCTTTGTAGACCATGACCTTGAACAAGCCAAAAACCTGAAGGTCATCTTATGCATTTTCAAACAACTTtcaggattaaaaataaattgtcaCAAAATTGATATCTTTTTGTTTCGGAAAAGCTAAGGAAATGAAGGGTTAATATAGGAAGCTTTTCGGTTGTAATTCTGAATCCTTCAGAAAGCTTAGCACATGAAAGGGCAAAAATATCTCTTATGGTGGGAGATTATACCTTCTTAACTCAGTTTTTTCGAGCTCCTACTGTTCGTGCTATCATTCTTTAAAATTCCTTGAGGTGTTCTTCAAAGATTGAAGTATTACAGATCACACTTTTTTTTGGGAGTAGTggtgataaaaaagaaaatacaggGAAATTAtatatcactactagaaaatgcattttttcCGATGTGGGGGTCTTTTTTTCACAGGCGGACATAACCTTTGAAACCAAATGACcgcttacaaaaatataaatcggggtgaagtttgctgtccgcctgtgaaaatcgtacctacccaaaaaaaaatctaagtcttatcttctcctccaccccctccccacccctcATTTCCCcctctcaactctctctctctccctcaacacTTCTCCGATCCCTCCACTGGCCAggccttcccctcccctccctccctccaccggcggcggctcccctcccccctccctcccaatctggccggaggagggagggaggaggccggcgggggcagcggcggcgacgacagcgcGGGGCGGCGACAACGATGATGTGCGGGGTGttcggcggcggctcccctcccctcccctctcagatccggccgggggagggcagcggcggcggcgaggcgcgtggtgctttttttattggattttcgCAGGTAGGCCGTTGCCCCGATTTTCGTAGTTGTTGGGCTGCAGTCGGTCCTCCCCCATGCCTGAAAAAAATACTTTTGGCCGTCTacaaaaatggtttttttagtagtgtattACCAAAAGATCAAGGTGGATTAGGTATCTATAAAATCTTGATGCACAGAATATGTAAAGAATAGATATTTGCTAAGTAAATGGCTCTTCCAACTAGTAAATGGAGAGGGACTTTGGCAAACGATCTTACGTAATAAATAACTAAAGGATAAACCTCTCACATCAATGTCTCACAAACTAGCAACATCCCAATTTTTACCAggtctatatataaatttcttgTATTAAAcgcatcatttagcagtttaagaAACGTGCTAACGGAAACCAAAGTAGAATATGCATCCTGTGGACATTTCAGCTTAATTGCACCAAAATtcccaagcaaaaaaaaaattctgcgtAGTATGGGAGCCCAGTAATAAAACGGTagggggaaaaaaggaaaaacaaaatcgAATTTCTGTACCAAATGGGCCCAATAGAAGGCCCAAAGCTGATTCAGCGAGCCGTTCTCGCAGCCCAATATATAACACGGGAGAAGCCCTACGCCCCTACGCCCGTACCTGCCTCTCCCTCCTGCAAACGGAGgtggcgccgcgcggcggcgggatcgGTCTTCCCGATTGCCGGGGGGCCAAGCCGCCAAGGGGAGTTCACCGCGCGCTTCATCCACGCGCCCAAGTAAGTTCTCGTTGTTGCTGTATCTCAGTTTGTCTCGGATTTGCCGGGAACTCTCGCACTGGGGTCATGGGGTTGGTGGTTCGTCCgtgttctctctttttttttttttgagatatttATATCCACTTGTCAGCACTCAGCACTGATACGGAGTAATCAAGCTGACGAGGGAAGATGCCGTTGAGACAAATCTTGGATTGCATTGAATTCATTCAGATCAAACGAAATCTCTCCTGCACCATCTCTCTTGCTAAGCATAGCACTGCGTTATTTCACAATTACTTcgtccgtcccaaaataagtgtagttttagcactattcatattcaacgtttgaccattcgtcttatttaaaaaaagattatgattagtatttttattgttattagatgataaaacatgaatagtattttatgtgtgactaatttttttaatatttttcatattttttttcaaataagacggatggtcaaagtACTAAACACGAatatctatggctgcacttattttgggacggaggtagtacttatcTTGTAGAGCTGCAAATTCTTGGCGTTTTATTTGTGGACAATGCGCTGTATCTTTACTGCGATGGAACCCTTAGCCATTTGTGCTACTCAACTTCTTCTTTTGAGCGAATTGCATGCCATTCCATCTGCTTGCAGATCACTAGTCATCTGCTGCTGTCTGCTTCCATGGTTAAGTAGGCATAGTGTTAACAAGATCAAGACGTATGATAAAGTTCAGTAAGACACCTCCTTTCATCTTCAACTCAATTAGAAAGTACTAAATTTGACTGCTCCAAGGAGATATTGATGGGTGTGTATAAACATTGctcatttaaaaaattaacatttTTGAATCTCTCATTGATAAAGAATGTACCACTCCCAgcacatattttacaaattagtGTACAAATGTTTAATTCCAACTATAAAGGAAAGGAAGAGAACAAACCACCAAAATTTACAAGACCACTACAACAaacatttcgaacttttttttcatgttctaCACCGATATGCACAAATTAATTCGTATATGCAAATCAATCGATCTAATTCCTAGTTTAGGACCTGTTTCCTAGTCCCTATCAATCACTATCTCTTCTGGAAGTTGAGCTTCATGATGGCAAAGCCAAACAGGAAGGCAAATAACATGGTGAATGCGACGATCACCACAGCCACGAAACCCAGCCAGCTGTGCTTAAAGTCAAAATAGTTCTCCACGAAGACATTCACGGGTATGCCATCATCCATTGGCGTCACGATATCTCCATATTGCGAGACAATGAGCCCGTATAGTGTCCATGCTACAGGGCATATCCAGCAGTACCATCTCCACCAGACTGGAGTTGCCTGAGCACACGGTCCAGGGAGAATGGAATTGAGCTATAGAAATGATGAAACAAAATTAAAGGCAGGGGCCATAAGGATGGTGTTGGTTACCGGTCTGGAGATGACGAACCCGGTGAAGAGGTTCCAGATGGCATAGAAAGCCGAGGAGACGATTGAGGCGACATGGTAGCTTGGTGTTAGGCCCACAGCCATCATGCCGTAGAATGTGAAGTATAGCAGCGTGAAGAACATGAAGAAGAGGTACCAGAAGAATTTAGCCACTGTCCATTGGAACCCAATCATCGAGTACACTATGATGCTATATATGACAGACTGAACGAGTGTGTACGGGAATTCAATGGCAACCTGCAAGGGAGAAGTTGATAACTGTCAGGTTTCTCAGCAATACACTAACCACCAGGCAAAGCAGTATCAGGCATTGTCGAATTGATATGAGAGCTACTTACCTGCCCAAATGCATACGGGAGAGCTGAATACATCCCAGCAGCTCTTTCACGGTAAAAGACTGTCCTCTCCACTGATACCACTGGCTGAACTGACTGACCGTTTAGCACGCCAATAAACAGCACTGCAGCATACATTGACCCCATGGCGTTGAACAAGTCTTGTGACTGGCCCCTGGATCAAGAAGCCAAAGATGCGTAAATTGCATTTTGAAGATGGTTTAGTCATACGCCATATATGTCTACATGGTAAGTACATACATTTTACCACCAAGGTCCCAGAAGATGGTGCCGAAGATGAGAGCTATGACAGTAGTGAAAAATAGTCTTATGGCATTGTAAGGAGGGTTCCTCCAGTATGACAGGTGCTGCTTCCACAGGCATGCCAGGCATTGAATTAAGAAAGACTGTGAGTACTGTGTAGGAAAATATAGTTCACTTGAACCTGGCGGTGGTGTGCTCAGTTCCTGTATCAATGCCTTGTTCCTCCTATGAATATCAATAGCCAATGTTCAGATTGCAATTCTGAGTTGTATAATATTGAATTGAATAATCTGACAGATGCTATGGAAAATGTTGAAATGACACTTCTTAGTTAAAATGTTTTCAGAACCTAATGTCCTAAATCTTCCTAGTTCCCACTTCAGAGAAGTGTGCATGAAGTGCATAAAAGGCAAACATGTGTATCCTAGTCACTTCACATGTTAATctaattgatgatgagattatcTTAAAAGTTAATCATTATCCGAGTAGAAGTACAGACTTAATTTCATACTatcatataaattaaattattttgaaatttcAAATACATGAACATAAAAAATGTGAAAGCGACACAAGTCACACAACACTTTGCAGTTATTGATGTGAATTTGACATGTGGAGCACACCAATTCCTGTGTCGTAGAGCTGCAGTGGTAGtggaaccactctagctcttgTCCATTTGCTATATAGCATAGTATTCTGAAACCAAACCTTGACAATAGGCACAACAAAACTGctttggaaaaaaagaaagaaagttcAATACTACTGAAACTGCAAAATGTAACAGCATGAGTAAACCGATTGTCTTGCATTTTATCACAAGCTGAATTGTTAGTAGCATACTTGCAGTAGTATGATGCATTATCTGTAGAAGGCATGTAAATTTGACCAACTGTAATGAAGTTACTTATTTACTCTTATGGGTTTGTCACCACCATAAAGGCATAAAGGACATAAGGAGATTGTAGTTTTGACTACTGGGATTGCAAATGAGTCAAGTATTTGATTTACTGGATTTaacataaaagtaatttacttaCTGAAAGAGTTCAGATTTCCTGTATATGTCACAGAAATCAACATCCAGTGCCTGTTCTTGAGAAACTGTTGTCACCTCCAACATCCATGTGGCTGGATTGTAGCCATCTGTAATTTTGCTGACTCCTTGGATCCCCTTGAGAACACGAAACAATATAAGATTAGCAGTCTTGAACAAACCAAACCGAGGTATATTGAAACTTGTGTAATATTAGTATACCTCGAAATACTTAATCAGCTCTGAAGAATGATGGCCTAATGGGCCAACATatatttcttctcctcctcgcttcATAAGGAAAAGCTGcaaataataaaacatttaggatcatatatattatctaaaaaaaaataggaccATAGAACATTATTCACATAAAAATGTTACATCATGTCAAACGTCacgtttatataattttttaataggaCGAATAGTCTAACATCACATCaaaagtcaatggcatcatATTTTAGATAACAAAGCGAGTAGCAAATATTCCAAGGTATGCTCACCTCATCAAATGCTTCAAATATGTCAATACTAGGCTGATGAATTGTGCATACCACAGTTCTACCAGTATTGACAGTATTCCTCACTGTCCTCATCACAATGGCAGCTGCTCGGGCATCAAGCCCTGAAGTTGGCTCATCCATGAAAATGATTGAAGGATTAGCAACAAGCTCTACGGCAATGGTCAGCCTCTTCCTCTGCTCAATTGAGAGGCCATTAACTCCAGGAAGACCAACTAAAGCATCTCTCAAAGGCTTGAGCTCCACAAGCTCCATCACCTCCTCAATGAACATCTGCATAGATAAAGGTTAAAGAATTTTATCCATTGAGTATCAGCTGGGAAAATGAATTACAACCATTTTGCTTGACTGACCTTTCTTGTGTTTGAATCTACATCCTTGGGAAGCCGGAGCCAAGCTGAGAAAAGCAGTGACTCAGAGACTGTCACTTGAGGTGAGTGGATGTCGTTCTGTTCACAGTATCCTGATACACGTGCAAACGTCTCTTGTTTCTTTGGGTATCCTGATATGGAGATGTTGCCTTCAATGTAACCACCTGTTTTTCTCCCTGCTAACACATCCATCAGAGTAGTCTTTCCAGCACCACtaacacccataagtgcagtcAACACTCCTGGCCTGAAACACCCACTGACACCTTTAAGGAGTTCCAACCGGTCCTCAACTATTCCATGTGCTTTCATTtcctgaatttgaattttaatttaatACAGAAGGTCAAGATAAATTAATCATCATTGACTCATTGGTGGACATTGTaagttaaaaaattaaaataacttgCCTGTGGCATATCGACAGAATATTTGATGTCCTCGAAAGTGAGTGAAAGTGGGGTAAAGGGGAGAACCATACCCCTTTGTGTAGGTTGAGAATTATCAGCAATTTCTGAACCAGTTCCAGTGTTGCCTACTATTGCTAGATTAGTACTTGATGCCATGGTATCAACGTCTAGAACATTACCATTGATGTTTGCTTGCTTCTCCTTCAGCTCCTCTTCTGATATTGATGGTTGGGATTTACCATCGGCTGTATAATCAGAAGATGAAAACCATTCTAAGGTAAGAACGATGAAGAAGCTTGATGATTTTGAGGTGCTTCTGTGTCACTGTGTTGTTATCTTAGTGTTTAGTCTACGGATTTTGGGTTGGTGTTTGCATTATCTTCTATCTATTTGCTTGAAATGAGGCAGAACTGCCATgctttatatcaaaaaaaaaaagaaagaaagaaaaatagcaaaccaATTCGGAAGGAACTCACGTTTGAGGTATGTTAGTGCAAGAGTAAAGAGAATATTGAAGAGCATGATGAATCCGAGCAATGCACCAAGGCCAATCCAATACCACTTGGCTTCAGGGAAGATTCCACGGGACCTAAGGGCTTGCACACCTAGGGTCTCGTTGGAGAGAGAATTATTCAAGACTTTGTCCCAGCTGTGCCCCAAAAACTCATTCACTGAGACGGCATTCTGTGCATACATCATCGGAGATATCCAGTAGCCCCAAATCCACCATTTATTCACTTTATCTGCGAGTACATTCATAAACAAGATAAATACCCCGTCGCGTTGTTACGGGAAATTAAGTTGCacaatatgtacaaataagatgaaatataaatattaaaactaaaacaaattgatacttatgaattttgaggCCTAAAAAAATTGAGATTACTTGGTGTTAttagagaagaaagaagagacaatttgaaccatagatctatcatccaatggctaaaaataattgtcGCGTTGCTACAGAAAATTAAGTTGCACAATATATACACAtaagatgaaatatgaatattaaaactaaaacaaattgatacTTATGAATTCTGAGGCCTAAAAAAATTGAGATTACTTGGTGTTAttagagaagaaagaagagacaatttgaaccatataTCTATCATTCAATGGCTAGAAATAATTGGGttgatgtg
Proteins encoded in this window:
- the LOC127773979 gene encoding ABC transporter G family member 34, producing MCRVGIDMPTIEVRFEHLEVEAEVRVGNSGIPTVLNSITNKIEEAANALGILPTRKQILRILHDISGIIKPKRMTLLLGPPGSGKTTFLLALAGRLKDLKFSGQVTYNGHQMEDFVPQRTAAYISQHDLHIGEMTVRETLSFSARCQGVGSRFDMLTELTRREKAANIKPDADVDAFMKASAMEGQESNLITDYILKILGLEICADTMVGDDMVRGISGGQRKRVTTGEMLVGPANAFFMDEISTGLDSSTTFQIVKSLRQTIHILGGTAVISLLQPAPETYDLFDDIILLSDGHIVYQGPRENVLEFFELMGFKCPERKGVADFLQEVTSRKDQKQYWAQHDKPYRYVPIKEFASAFQSFHTGRSIANELATPFDKSKSHPAALTTSRYGVSAMELLKANIDRELLLIKRNSFVYIFRTIQLMTVSAMAMTVFFRTKMHRDSVADGVIFMGALFFAVMMIMLNGLSELPLTIFKLPVFFKQRDLLFFPAWTYTIPSWILKSPMSFIEVGGFCFMSYYVIGFDPNVGRFFKQYLLMLAVSQMAAALFRFVGGAARNLIVANVFGSFMLLIFMVLGGFILARDKVNKWWIWGYWISPMMYAQNAVSVNEFLGHSWDKVLNNSLSNETLGVQALRSRGIFPEAKWYWIGLGALLGFIMLFNILFTLALTYLKPDGKSQPSISEEELKEKQANINGNVLDVDTMASSTNLAIVGNTGTGSEIADNSQPTQRGMVLPFTPLSLTFEDIKYSVDMPQEMKAHGIVEDRLELLKGVSGCFRPGVLTALMGVSGAGKTTLMDVLAGRKTGGYIEGNISISGYPKKQETFARVSGYCEQNDIHSPQVTVSESLLFSAWLRLPKDVDSNTRKMFIEEVMELVELKPLRDALVGLPGVNGLSIEQRKRLTIAVELVANPSIIFMDEPTSGLDARAAAIVMRTVRNTVNTGRTVVCTIHQPSIDIFEAFDELFLMKRGGEEIYVGPLGHHSSELIKYFEGIQGVSKITDGYNPATWMLEVTTVSQEQALDVDFCDIYRKSELFQRNKALIQELSTPPPGSSELYFPTQYSQSFLIQCLACLWKQHLSYWRNPPYNAIRLFFTTVIALIFGTIFWDLGGKMGQSQDLFNAMGSMYAAVLFIGVLNGQSVQPVVSVERTVFYRERAAGMYSALPYAFGQVAIEFPYTLVQSVIYSIIVYSMIGFQWTVAKFFWYLFFMFFTLLYFTFYGMMAVGLTPSYHVASIVSSAFYAIWNLFTGFVISRPATPVWWRWYCWICPVAWTLYGLIVSQYGDIVTPMDDGIPVNVFVENYFDFKHSWLGFVAVVIVAFTMLFAFLFGFAIMKLNFQKR